A region of the Candidatus Eisenbacteria bacterium genome:
ATGGCCGAGGTCGGGATCGACATCTCCAATCAACGACCGAAACACACGGACGAGATCACGAACCATCCGTTCGATCTCGTCGTCACCGTGTGCGACCACGCCCGCGAGACCTGCCCGATCTTCCCGGGCGCGCGACGAACCGTTCACCAGAGCTTCGACGATCCGCCGCTTCTGGCCGCGAGCGCCCGGTCGGAAGAGGAGGCGCTCTCCCACTATCGGCGCGTCCGCGACGAGATCCGCGCCTTCGTCGAGAAGATGCCCGACACTGCATTTATGAAAGATTGACCCGGTGTCTTCTGAGGCGTGCATAATCCACGCTCGCGCGCCTCATCAAGCTCGATTACCGCGACGCGGCTCCCGCGGCGATGATCGGCGCCTCGAATCACTTCGAGGTGGCGATCGCCACCGCGACGCTTCTCTTCGGGCTCTCGTCCGGAGCGGCGCTTGCGACGGTCGTGGGCGTTCTCATCGAGGTGCCGGTGATGCTCATGCTCGTCCGAATCTGTCTTACGACGCCGCACTGGTTCGCAAAACAGACAAAGGCCCGGAAGGCGTGCGCCCTCCGGGCCGTCTACGCATGAACGCAATCTTATTGGATCGTGATCCGCTCCTTGTTCGCGGCGATCCAATCGGCGAACGTTAGCAGCG
Encoded here:
- a CDS encoding arsenate reductase ArsC, with the protein product MNRRSPERRVLFLCTGNSCRSQMAEGWARHLWPSSIDVRSAGVKPGVLDPRAVRVMAEVGIDISNQRPKHTDEITNHPFDLVVTVCDHARETCPIFPGARRTVHQSFDDPPLLAASARSEEEALSHYRRVRDEIRAFVEKMPDTAFMKD